From a region of the Posidoniimonas corsicana genome:
- a CDS encoding calmodulin-binding protein has product MIRRIFAAAFVAVVLAGVASDRAEAQQAYGRSWGGTASSTDWQRFYHYPYVYYPQNYWGSEYYRSADSLYYRYPPEMRIPAYNRRWHNYYPSARRYHQGHHFNLDVF; this is encoded by the coding sequence ATGATCCGCAGGATCTTTGCAGCCGCGTTCGTCGCGGTCGTGCTAGCGGGCGTGGCGTCCGACCGGGCGGAAGCCCAGCAGGCCTACGGCCGTTCGTGGGGCGGCACCGCCAGCAGCACCGACTGGCAGCGGTTCTACCACTACCCGTACGTGTACTACCCTCAGAACTACTGGGGCAGCGAGTACTACCGCAGCGCCGACAGCCTGTACTACCGGTACCCGCCCGAGATGCGGATCCCGGCCTACAACCGCCGCTGGCACAACTACTACCCGAGCGCCCGCCGGTACCACCAGGGGCACCACTTCAACCTGGACGTCTTTTGA
- a CDS encoding ATP-dependent zinc protease family protein, whose translation MPRSTRKRELSPVGWREWVRLDPLGVPAIKAKVDTGARTSSLHAFKLKTFDVDGAPHVRFLVHPVQRKSQPSIECECPVYEFRKVRSSSGHEALRPVVLTDVWVAGQVFEIELTLANRDQMGFRMLLGREALRRRFLVDSGRSYVGGRP comes from the coding sequence TTGCCGAGATCGACGAGAAAACGCGAGCTGTCGCCCGTGGGGTGGCGCGAGTGGGTCCGACTCGACCCGCTTGGCGTCCCGGCGATCAAGGCGAAGGTCGACACCGGCGCCAGGACCTCGTCGCTGCACGCGTTCAAGCTCAAGACGTTTGACGTCGACGGGGCGCCGCACGTACGGTTCCTGGTCCACCCGGTGCAGCGCAAGAGCCAGCCGTCGATCGAGTGCGAGTGCCCGGTGTACGAGTTCCGCAAGGTCCGCAGCTCGTCGGGGCACGAGGCGCTGCGGCCGGTGGTGCTCACGGACGTGTGGGTCGCCGGTCAGGTGTTCGAGATCGAGCTCACGCTCGCCAACCGAGACCAGATGGGCTTCCGGATGCTGCTGGGCCGCGAGGCGCTGCGGCGCCGGTTCCTGGTCGACTCCGGGCGGTCTTACGTCGGCGGCCGCCCCTAG
- a CDS encoding zinc ribbon domain-containing protein, with the protein MHHDNWQCPKCHHEQFEVGEFRATGGRLAKMFDVQNKKFSTVTCSHCSYTEIYRSSSSTLGNVFDIFLGG; encoded by the coding sequence ATGCACCACGACAACTGGCAGTGCCCCAAGTGCCACCACGAGCAGTTCGAGGTCGGCGAGTTCCGCGCCACCGGCGGCCGGCTCGCCAAGATGTTCGACGTGCAGAACAAAAAGTTCAGCACAGTCACGTGCTCCCACTGCAGCTACACCGAGATCTACCGCTCCAGCAGCTCGACGCTGGGCAACGTGTTCGATATCTTCCTGGGAGGTTAG
- a CDS encoding HAD family hydrolase, with product MYEISDDVLGVIFDCDGTLTDSMPVHYLSWKQAFDAHGIEFTEQRFYAMGGMPSDKIVATMGAENGKQLNVDEVAHEKESNFVELLHQVPPLETVVEVAKQEKGRRKIAVASGGFRWVIDRQLAHIGLADWFDAIVTAEDTERHKPEPDVFLEAARQLGVPADKCLVFEDSELGLEAARRAGMDAVDVRQPMWGSSSV from the coding sequence ATGTACGAAATCTCCGACGACGTCCTCGGCGTCATCTTCGACTGCGACGGCACGCTCACCGACTCGATGCCGGTGCACTACCTGTCGTGGAAGCAGGCGTTCGACGCGCACGGCATCGAGTTCACCGAACAACGCTTCTACGCCATGGGCGGCATGCCGAGCGACAAGATCGTCGCCACGATGGGCGCCGAGAACGGCAAGCAGCTCAACGTCGATGAGGTGGCGCACGAGAAGGAGTCGAACTTCGTCGAGCTGCTGCACCAGGTGCCGCCGCTCGAGACCGTGGTCGAGGTGGCCAAGCAGGAGAAGGGGCGGCGGAAGATCGCGGTCGCCAGCGGCGGCTTCCGCTGGGTGATCGACCGCCAGCTCGCGCACATCGGCCTGGCCGACTGGTTCGACGCGATCGTCACGGCCGAGGACACCGAGCGTCACAAGCCGGAGCCCGACGTGTTCCTCGAGGCCGCGCGGCAGCTCGGCGTGCCGGCCGACAAGTGCCTGGTGTTCGAGGACTCGGAGCTCGGCCTCGAGGCGGCCCGCCGCGCCGGCATGGACGCGGTCGACGTCCGCCAGCCGATGTGGGGCAGCAGCTCGGTGTAG
- a CDS encoding pectate lyase family protein encodes MKHQMATGGVARLSLIAALLAAQPAAGVTYQASGFASVAALGRAGTNGGGDGPVVVVDNQAALEHYLAGDTPRTVAIRGSIEISEFGKELTVGSNKTVLGLGDDAELVYGGLRVINESNVVIRNLTIRDSFVEGDWDGKTQDFDGIQVDNSHHVWIDHVHLTRMGDGLIDLRQGGLDYVTISNSILSEHNKALGVGWTDESDQHVTIHHTWIHDTHQRNPSFDNVIGHFYNNLMEDVTSYGLNPRNNAVVVSENNIFDNVNRPYNIDGDAELVARGDVLTNSPNADTPTGDAFDPREFYDYTLTDTRSLRDYVMANAGPQAAIGVLPLFGDYNDDGQVDAADYTVWRDSLGAQAGALPNDPHLGPIGDAQYQTWRANFGQTREPATFPFAPTAAPEPAAALLLMLLLAAAAIRWTRRPVRLPVAAAA; translated from the coding sequence ATGAAGCACCAGATGGCAACAGGCGGGGTTGCGCGCCTATCACTCATCGCGGCGTTGCTCGCCGCTCAGCCGGCCGCCGGCGTCACCTACCAGGCGTCGGGCTTCGCGTCGGTGGCCGCGTTGGGCCGCGCCGGGACCAACGGCGGCGGCGATGGTCCGGTGGTGGTGGTCGACAACCAGGCCGCGCTCGAGCACTACCTGGCGGGCGACACGCCCCGCACGGTCGCCATCCGCGGCAGCATTGAGATCAGCGAGTTCGGCAAGGAGCTGACCGTCGGCTCCAACAAGACGGTGCTGGGCCTGGGCGACGACGCCGAGTTGGTCTACGGCGGCCTCCGGGTGATCAACGAGTCGAACGTCGTGATCCGCAACCTCACGATCCGCGACAGCTTCGTCGAGGGCGACTGGGACGGCAAGACGCAGGACTTCGACGGCATCCAGGTCGACAACAGCCACCACGTCTGGATCGACCACGTGCACCTCACCCGCATGGGCGACGGGCTGATCGACCTCCGCCAGGGCGGGCTGGACTACGTGACGATCTCCAACAGCATCCTCAGCGAGCACAACAAAGCGCTGGGCGTTGGCTGGACGGATGAGTCCGACCAGCACGTCACGATCCACCACACCTGGATCCACGACACCCACCAGCGGAACCCGTCGTTCGACAATGTTATCGGGCACTTCTACAACAACCTGATGGAGGACGTCACGAGCTACGGCCTCAACCCGCGGAACAACGCGGTGGTGGTGTCGGAGAACAATATCTTCGACAACGTGAACCGCCCGTACAACATCGACGGCGACGCCGAACTCGTCGCGCGGGGCGACGTGCTGACCAACTCGCCCAACGCCGACACGCCGACCGGCGACGCGTTCGACCCCCGCGAATTCTACGACTACACCCTGACCGACACCCGCAGCCTCCGCGACTACGTGATGGCCAACGCCGGCCCGCAGGCGGCCATCGGCGTGCTGCCGCTCTTCGGCGACTACAACGACGACGGCCAGGTCGACGCCGCCGACTACACCGTGTGGCGGGACAGCCTGGGCGCCCAGGCCGGAGCGCTGCCCAACGACCCGCACCTCGGCCCTATCGGCGACGCCCAGTACCAGACCTGGCGCGCTAACTTCGGCCAGACGCGGGAGCCGGCGACTTTCCCATTCGCCCCCACGGCGGCGCCCGAGCCAGCGGCGGCGCTGCTGCTGATGCTGCTGCTCGCGGCGGCCGCGATCCGCTGGACGCGTCGCCCGGTTCGATTGCCCGTGGCGGCTGCCGCGTAG
- a CDS encoding RimK family alpha-L-glutamate ligase, with the protein MKLAILSRNRNCYSTSRLREAAEQRGHKVKVLDSLKFSIDLEQGEPDLYFRSKQLSHYDAVLPRIGASITYFGTALVRQLEQMDVFCANSSAGITASRDKLRTMQVLSRHQLGIPSTTFVRDRKDILPAIERVGGAPVVIKLLEGTQGVGVILAETVKVAEAIIETLHSTQQNVLVQKFVKESKGKDIRAFVVGDRVVAAMRRVAQGAEFRSNVHRGGRTEPVVLDETYCETAVRAAQIIGLRIAGVDMLEGADGPQIMEVNSSPGLEGIELCTQLDIAGAVIDYIAAQVDFREIDLRQRLTVSRGYGVSEIHVPEGSDFVGKTIDESGLPDRDINVLTLYRGTTVIPNPRLKRTLEPGDRMLCFGKLEQMRSMIPDRVRKKRRPKVKELPETEVVADAEQRAADAQAD; encoded by the coding sequence ATGAAACTCGCAATCCTCTCCCGCAACCGCAACTGCTACAGCACCAGCCGGCTCCGCGAGGCCGCCGAGCAACGCGGCCACAAGGTGAAGGTGCTGGACTCGCTGAAGTTCTCCATCGACCTGGAGCAGGGCGAGCCCGACCTGTACTTCCGCTCCAAGCAGCTCAGCCACTACGACGCCGTGCTGCCCCGCATCGGCGCGTCGATCACCTACTTCGGCACCGCGCTGGTGCGGCAGCTCGAGCAGATGGACGTGTTCTGCGCGAACTCGTCGGCTGGCATCACCGCGTCGCGCGACAAGCTGCGGACCATGCAGGTGCTCAGCCGCCACCAGCTGGGGATCCCGTCCACCACATTCGTGCGCGACCGCAAGGACATCCTGCCCGCCATCGAGCGGGTGGGCGGCGCGCCGGTGGTGATCAAGCTGCTCGAGGGCACGCAGGGCGTGGGCGTGATCCTGGCCGAGACCGTCAAGGTCGCCGAGGCGATCATCGAGACCCTGCACTCCACCCAGCAGAACGTGCTGGTGCAGAAGTTCGTCAAGGAGAGTAAGGGCAAGGACATCCGCGCGTTTGTCGTGGGCGACCGGGTGGTCGCCGCGATGCGGCGGGTGGCGCAGGGCGCCGAGTTCCGCAGCAACGTGCACCGCGGCGGACGAACCGAGCCGGTGGTGCTCGACGAGACCTACTGCGAGACCGCCGTCCGCGCCGCGCAGATCATCGGCCTGCGGATCGCGGGCGTCGACATGCTGGAAGGCGCCGACGGGCCACAGATCATGGAGGTCAACTCCTCGCCCGGCCTGGAGGGGATCGAGCTCTGCACGCAGCTCGACATCGCCGGCGCCGTGATCGACTACATCGCCGCCCAGGTCGACTTCCGCGAGATCGACCTCCGCCAGCGGCTGACGGTCAGCCGGGGCTACGGCGTGTCGGAGATCCACGTGCCCGAGGGCTCCGACTTTGTCGGCAAGACGATCGACGAGTCCGGCCTGCCCGACCGCGACATCAATGTGCTGACCCTCTACCGCGGCACCACGGTCATCCCCAACCCGCGGCTCAAGCGCACGCTGGAGCCGGGCGACCGGATGCTCTGCTTCGGCAAGCTTGAGCAGATGCGGTCGATGATCCCCGACCGCGTGCGGAAGAAGCGGCGCCCGAAGGTCAAGGAGCTGCCGGAGACCGAGGTCGTCGCGGACGCCGAGCAACGCGCCGCCGATGCGCAGGCGGACTAG
- a CDS encoding S1C family serine protease: MPRTPGLTLAVLAAVLLQQGHAAAAGVRDSVVRIEVTSRAPDFYRPWSKKSPSSSSGSGVMIEGNRILTNAHVVQHASQIQVQQHGASDKHAARVVAVGPGIDLAVLELEDASVAESIPPIAMSDELPKLRQSITAYGYPMGGEELSITEGVVSRIEFTSFYYEGLGLRIQVDAALNPGNSGGPALSDDKLIGLVFSKINEADNIGYLIPVEEIRDFLADVADGSYDGKPALYDDVNTTENRALRERLGLDGDTTGVVVEAPYGDDSVLKRWDVITHIGPHEIDNQGYVRLGDELRLRYLYQAPKCAEDGKVPLTIFRDGESLEVQADVHRGRDLVLPIVGHGYPDYFIWGPLVFTTATQEVAVRGGPRMWASFMATDNPLLGRLRDLKRFPDEELVMIPNRLFPHRITRGYSNATLAVVESVDGQPVRNLPHLVSLLRDASGEFVEIDLAGRYESLVFRRREALEATEEILTDEGIRRQGSPELLKVWEASDE, from the coding sequence ATGCCACGCACCCCTGGGCTGACCCTGGCCGTCCTGGCCGCCGTTCTGTTGCAGCAGGGCCACGCGGCGGCTGCCGGCGTGCGGGACTCGGTCGTGCGGATCGAGGTCACCAGCCGCGCGCCCGACTTCTACCGGCCGTGGTCCAAGAAGAGCCCCAGCAGCTCGTCTGGGTCGGGCGTGATGATCGAGGGGAACCGGATCCTGACCAACGCGCACGTGGTGCAGCACGCGTCACAGATCCAGGTGCAGCAGCACGGCGCGTCCGACAAGCACGCCGCCCGTGTGGTGGCGGTTGGGCCGGGCATCGACCTCGCGGTGCTGGAGCTGGAGGACGCGTCGGTCGCGGAGTCGATCCCGCCGATCGCGATGTCCGACGAGCTGCCGAAGCTCCGCCAGTCAATCACCGCCTACGGCTACCCCATGGGCGGAGAGGAGCTGTCGATCACCGAGGGAGTTGTCTCGCGGATCGAGTTCACGAGCTTCTACTACGAGGGGCTGGGGCTCAGGATCCAGGTGGACGCGGCGCTTAACCCGGGAAACAGCGGCGGGCCGGCGCTGTCCGACGACAAGCTGATCGGCCTGGTGTTCAGCAAGATCAACGAGGCGGACAACATCGGCTACCTGATCCCGGTCGAGGAGATCCGTGACTTCCTGGCCGACGTCGCCGACGGCTCGTACGACGGCAAGCCCGCCCTGTACGACGACGTCAACACCACCGAGAACCGCGCGCTCCGCGAGCGGCTCGGCCTGGACGGCGACACCACCGGCGTGGTGGTCGAGGCCCCCTACGGCGACGACAGCGTCCTTAAGCGGTGGGACGTCATCACGCACATCGGCCCGCACGAAATCGACAACCAGGGCTACGTCCGCCTGGGCGACGAGCTACGCCTGCGGTACCTGTACCAGGCGCCAAAGTGCGCGGAGGACGGCAAGGTACCACTTACGATCTTCCGCGACGGCGAGTCGCTGGAGGTCCAGGCTGACGTGCACCGCGGGCGGGACCTGGTGCTGCCGATCGTCGGCCACGGCTACCCCGACTACTTCATCTGGGGGCCGCTGGTCTTCACCACCGCGACGCAGGAGGTCGCCGTGCGCGGCGGGCCGAGGATGTGGGCCAGCTTCATGGCGACCGACAACCCGCTGCTCGGCCGGCTCCGCGACCTCAAGCGGTTCCCTGATGAGGAGCTGGTGATGATCCCCAACCGGCTGTTCCCCCACCGCATCACCCGCGGCTACAGCAACGCCACGCTGGCGGTGGTCGAGTCGGTCGACGGCCAGCCGGTCAGGAACCTGCCGCACCTGGTGAGCCTGCTCCGCGACGCGTCGGGCGAGTTCGTCGAGATCGACCTGGCGGGGCGGTACGAGTCGCTGGTCTTCCGCCGCCGCGAGGCGCTCGAAGCGACCGAGGAGATCCTGACCGACGAGGGCATCCGCCGGCAGGGCTCGCCGGAGCTGCTCAAGGTGTGGGAGGCGTCGGACGAGTAG
- a CDS encoding SDR family oxidoreductase: MRHLVIGCGYLGQRVAALWRDAGHEVVALTRDSGRQVEFDTLGLRAVVGDVTQPATLAPLGDAPVDTLLYAVGYDRAAAPSIQQVYADGLRNVLQALPAQTRRVVYISTTGVYGPAGGDWVDEQTPANPLRDGGRASLAAEQTLHESRFADRGVALRLAGIYGPGRVPFLQQLSGGEPIPAPADGWLNLIHVDDAARIVEQAAVVENVSQLYCVSDGQPVQRGDYYREVARLVGADPPRFVAPEPDSPRAARAAADKRVSNRRLVAELKTPFRYPSYREGLAGILGNPRPNG; the protein is encoded by the coding sequence ATGAGACACCTCGTGATTGGCTGCGGTTACCTTGGGCAGCGTGTGGCGGCTTTGTGGCGCGACGCGGGACACGAAGTCGTCGCGTTGACGCGCGACAGCGGCCGTCAGGTAGAGTTTGATACGCTCGGCCTGCGCGCCGTCGTCGGCGACGTCACCCAGCCCGCTACGCTCGCGCCGCTGGGCGACGCGCCGGTTGACACCCTGCTGTACGCGGTGGGCTACGACCGCGCGGCCGCGCCTTCTATCCAGCAGGTGTACGCGGACGGGCTGCGGAACGTGCTCCAGGCGCTGCCCGCTCAGACCCGCCGCGTCGTTTACATCAGCACGACCGGCGTCTACGGCCCGGCCGGCGGCGACTGGGTAGACGAGCAGACCCCCGCCAATCCGCTACGCGACGGCGGCCGCGCGTCGCTAGCGGCGGAGCAGACGCTGCACGAAAGCCGGTTCGCCGATCGCGGCGTTGCGCTCCGCCTCGCGGGCATCTACGGCCCGGGCCGCGTTCCGTTCTTGCAGCAACTCTCCGGCGGCGAACCAATCCCCGCGCCCGCAGACGGGTGGCTGAATCTGATCCACGTCGACGATGCGGCGCGGATTGTGGAACAGGCCGCGGTGGTTGAGAACGTGTCGCAACTGTACTGCGTTTCCGATGGCCAGCCGGTGCAGCGTGGCGACTACTACCGCGAGGTTGCACGGCTGGTGGGCGCCGATCCCCCGAGGTTTGTCGCCCCGGAGCCGGATTCGCCCCGCGCGGCGCGGGCCGCGGCGGACAAGCGGGTCAGCAACCGCCGACTGGTGGCCGAGCTAAAAACCCCGTTCCGCTACCCGAGTTACCGGGAGGGTTTGGCCGGCATCCTTGGCAATCCACGGCCCAACGGTTAG
- a CDS encoding peptidoglycan-binding protein codes for MNQLLLTAIAAACCGLPGIAPAQHELPLSAAVGAPPAPNRPADVSAVKDRLRSLGYVWVPTGDQMDTLTIHTIRLFQSIVQNRETVGGDGADGVVNVNGPTHAWLQHADSPKWRLMPARGEGFENYELVEQVQDDHDHGVHWLAETLIGAGAHYQTNYRAAHPRAAPIVVNDASRDVGRDTPDHLGHETGSMVDLRLPRTDGRAGGITVDSPEYDRAAARAMLVALHQQPLFERARLNDRVLAAETVTVAGQRRPLCIPDRQGRVHDNHIHVDIKPPRGPAPNE; via the coding sequence ATGAATCAGCTGCTACTCACCGCTATCGCCGCCGCCTGCTGCGGGCTTCCCGGCATTGCCCCCGCGCAGCACGAGCTTCCCTTGTCAGCGGCGGTCGGGGCGCCACCGGCGCCCAATCGCCCGGCGGACGTGTCCGCGGTGAAGGACCGGCTGCGGTCGCTGGGTTACGTGTGGGTCCCCACCGGCGATCAGATGGACACGCTCACCATCCACACGATCCGGCTGTTCCAGTCGATCGTGCAGAACCGCGAGACCGTCGGCGGCGACGGGGCCGACGGCGTGGTCAACGTGAACGGCCCCACCCACGCCTGGCTGCAGCACGCCGACTCGCCCAAGTGGAGACTCATGCCGGCCCGCGGCGAGGGGTTCGAGAACTACGAGCTCGTCGAGCAGGTCCAGGACGACCACGACCACGGAGTCCACTGGCTGGCCGAGACGCTCATCGGCGCCGGCGCCCACTACCAGACCAACTACCGCGCCGCCCACCCGCGGGCGGCGCCGATCGTGGTGAACGACGCCAGCCGCGACGTCGGCCGCGACACGCCGGACCACCTGGGGCACGAGACCGGATCGATGGTCGACCTGCGGCTCCCGAGGACCGACGGCCGCGCCGGGGGGATTACGGTCGACTCGCCGGAGTACGACCGCGCCGCCGCCCGCGCGATGCTGGTCGCGCTGCACCAGCAGCCGCTGTTCGAACGCGCGCGGCTGAACGACCGCGTGCTCGCCGCCGAGACGGTCACCGTCGCGGGCCAGCGGCGGCCGCTCTGCATCCCCGACCGGCAGGGCCGCGTGCACGACAACCACATCCACGTCGATATTAAGCCGCCCCGCGGCCCGGCGCCGAATGAATGA
- a CDS encoding N-acyl-D-amino-acid deacylase family protein — MTIRCLTLAVLLSLTAAPSHAASVDADLLLSGGTVYDGAGGPGRVGNVAVRDGQIAAVGEFEVGEVGQTVDCTGLIVAPGFIDLHNHSDQTIESESDAGRVPRILADRTRESVCYLTQGCTTIVTGNCGGGKRDVEAYYGQLDETPSGVNVAHLVPQGSVRRKVIGTKRRPPEGDELQRMQALVREGMQAGAWGMSTGLQYVPSAYAEAEEIAALAEVVADYNGIYASHIRDEGDELVESVEEAVRIGRLSGAAVHVSHFKASKRRNWGKVRAAAAVLQRAREEGLTVTADQYPYAASSTSVAAMLLPDEEREGSRSDLTARLNDPEQLARLRPIMADLLEARGGIMVAECPSLPRYVGRMIRDIAKDEGREPVDVAIDVVRSGDEAGVSFSMDERDVRWVMTLPWVATASDGSVKVPDGTKPHPRSFGTFSRRIGRYAIEEEVIPLELAIRSSSGLPADILGMTDRGYLRAGQAADIVVLDAASFRDHATFEAPTEPSTGVRWLLVNGRLAIADGAVQDVTAGRPLRKLPKPKAG; from the coding sequence ATGACCATCCGTTGTCTCACCCTCGCGGTCCTGCTGTCGCTGACCGCCGCCCCTAGCCACGCCGCGTCGGTCGACGCCGACCTGCTGCTGTCGGGCGGCACGGTCTACGACGGGGCCGGCGGGCCCGGACGCGTCGGCAATGTCGCGGTCCGCGATGGCCAGATCGCCGCGGTGGGCGAGTTCGAGGTCGGCGAAGTGGGCCAGACGGTCGACTGCACCGGGCTGATCGTGGCGCCCGGCTTCATCGACCTGCACAACCACAGCGACCAGACCATCGAATCCGAGAGCGACGCCGGCCGCGTCCCCCGGATCCTGGCGGACCGGACCCGCGAGTCGGTCTGCTACCTGACGCAGGGCTGCACGACCATCGTCACCGGAAACTGCGGCGGCGGGAAGCGGGACGTCGAGGCCTACTACGGCCAACTCGATGAGACCCCGTCGGGCGTGAACGTCGCGCACCTCGTGCCGCAGGGTTCGGTGCGTCGCAAGGTGATCGGGACTAAACGCCGCCCGCCCGAGGGGGATGAGCTGCAGCGGATGCAGGCGCTCGTGCGTGAGGGGATGCAGGCGGGCGCGTGGGGCATGAGCACCGGCCTGCAGTACGTACCGTCGGCCTACGCCGAGGCGGAGGAGATCGCCGCGCTGGCCGAGGTCGTGGCCGACTACAACGGCATCTACGCCAGCCACATCCGCGACGAGGGCGACGAGCTGGTCGAGTCCGTCGAGGAGGCGGTCCGGATCGGCCGCCTGTCCGGCGCGGCGGTGCACGTGTCGCACTTCAAGGCCAGCAAGCGCCGCAACTGGGGCAAGGTCCGCGCCGCCGCCGCGGTCCTGCAGCGGGCGCGGGAGGAAGGGCTGACAGTCACCGCCGACCAGTACCCGTACGCGGCCAGCAGCACGTCGGTCGCGGCGATGCTGCTGCCGGACGAGGAGCGCGAGGGGAGCCGCTCCGACCTCACCGCGCGGCTCAACGACCCCGAACAGCTCGCCCGCCTGCGGCCCATCATGGCCGACCTGCTCGAGGCCCGCGGCGGCATCATGGTGGCCGAGTGCCCCAGCCTGCCGCGGTACGTCGGCCGCATGATCCGCGACATCGCCAAGGACGAGGGCCGCGAGCCGGTCGATGTGGCGATCGACGTGGTCCGCTCCGGCGACGAGGCGGGCGTGAGCTTCAGCATGGACGAGCGCGACGTCCGCTGGGTGATGACGCTGCCGTGGGTCGCCACTGCGTCGGACGGCAGCGTGAAGGTGCCCGACGGGACCAAGCCCCACCCCCGCAGCTTCGGCACGTTCTCCCGCCGGATCGGGCGGTACGCGATCGAGGAAGAGGTGATCCCGCTGGAACTGGCGATCCGCAGCTCCAGCGGCCTGCCGGCCGACATCCTTGGCATGACCGACCGCGGCTACCTCCGCGCCGGGCAGGCGGCGGACATCGTGGTGCTGGACGCCGCGTCGTTCCGCGACCACGCCACATTCGAGGCGCCCACCGAGCCCTCCACCGGCGTGCGGTGGCTGCTGGTGAACGGGCGGCTCGCCATCGCCGACGGCGCCGTCCAGGACGTCACGGCAGGCCGGCCGCTCCGCAAACTTCCGAAGCCCAAGGCGGGCTGA
- a CDS encoding cytidine deaminase produces the protein MALDQELVDAAIAQAAARFPAGNGGAAALRLADGQILTSVCLETPNEAVNLCHETGAICEAYRRKATVAASVCVSREAPDAPFLILTPCGVCQERLATWGPDVVAAVPAPGDATRWQAKTLRELQPHYWRNIFL, from the coding sequence ATGGCACTCGATCAGGAGCTTGTCGACGCCGCGATCGCCCAGGCGGCGGCGCGGTTCCCTGCCGGCAACGGCGGCGCGGCGGCCCTGCGGCTGGCGGACGGCCAGATCCTAACCAGCGTCTGCCTCGAGACGCCCAACGAGGCCGTCAACCTCTGCCACGAAACCGGCGCCATCTGCGAGGCCTACCGGCGCAAAGCGACGGTCGCGGCCAGCGTGTGCGTCAGCCGCGAGGCGCCCGACGCGCCTTTCCTGATCCTCACGCCGTGCGGCGTCTGCCAGGAGCGGCTCGCCACTTGGGGGCCCGACGTAGTCGCCGCCGTCCCCGCGCCGGGCGACGCCACGCGCTGGCAAGCCAAGACGCTCCGCGAGCTGCAGCCGCACTACTGGCGGAACATCTTCCTGTAG
- a CDS encoding MBL fold metallo-hydrolase, whose amino-acid sequence MIQRTPLFPNVIELNHQARQRITCSVYLIYDDQAWTLIDIGYEDAVEDCIELIRQLDFPFSRCVTLLASHADVDHIQGLAKAKQLLKTTVSCHPVAAAKLEAGDVISTFAKIEAQGIDLAMPPVKCENKLNDGDILSVGNLTLEVWHTPGHTDGQLSFRMGDLLFSGDNLFRDGCVGAIDAHHGSSIPDFISSLTRIRDSDVKWLLPSHGPAFRKDNALIDKTIERLEGYLHMADFGTCATDWPLMDEWERELSAGKNPE is encoded by the coding sequence ATGATCCAGCGTACGCCCCTGTTCCCCAACGTCATTGAGCTGAACCACCAGGCTCGTCAGCGCATCACCTGCAGCGTCTACCTGATCTACGACGACCAGGCGTGGACCCTGATCGACATCGGGTACGAGGACGCGGTGGAGGACTGCATCGAGCTGATCCGACAGCTCGACTTCCCGTTCTCCCGGTGTGTGACGCTGCTCGCCTCGCACGCGGACGTCGACCACATCCAGGGTCTGGCCAAGGCGAAGCAGCTGCTCAAGACCACCGTCAGTTGCCACCCCGTGGCGGCCGCCAAGCTCGAGGCCGGCGACGTCATCTCCACCTTCGCTAAGATCGAGGCCCAGGGCATCGACCTGGCGATGCCGCCGGTCAAGTGTGAGAACAAACTCAACGACGGCGATATCCTTTCCGTCGGCAACCTGACGCTGGAGGTCTGGCACACGCCGGGACACACCGACGGTCAGCTGTCGTTCCGCATGGGCGACCTGCTGTTCTCCGGCGACAACCTGTTCCGCGACGGCTGCGTCGGCGCAATCGACGCCCACCACGGCAGCAGCATCCCCGACTTCATCAGCTCGCTCACCCGCATCCGCGACTCCGACGTCAAGTGGCTGCTGCCCAGCCACGGCCCGGCGTTCCGCAAGGACAACGCGCTGATCGACAAGACCATCGAGCGGCTCGAGGGCTACCTGCACATGGCCGACTTCGGCACCTGCGCGACCGACTGGCCGCTGATGGACGAGTGGGAGCGGGAGCTCTCCGCGGGGAAGAATCCGGAGTAG